The following coding sequences are from one Lipingzhangella halophila window:
- a CDS encoding class I SAM-dependent methyltransferase, translating to MDSQKQETIAAYEAAAVDYATETAQLPDSIRTTCARFARLLAGSGRVLEIGSGGGRDARALEEYGLSVRRTDITPGFVEVLRGQGFEADLLDPLTDELDDPHNPEGRYDAIWAQACLMHVDRDDLPTVLTRLAEVTRPAGLIFLSVTEGDGDTRDAGRTGARYHRTDWREAQLCATANGSGWVVDEVWSSQGKFSPFLNVLGHRADAS from the coding sequence GTGGACAGCCAGAAGCAGGAGACCATCGCGGCCTACGAGGCCGCGGCCGTGGACTACGCCACCGAGACGGCTCAACTGCCGGACTCCATCCGCACAACGTGCGCGCGGTTCGCCCGGCTGCTCGCAGGGTCCGGACGGGTACTGGAGATCGGCAGCGGCGGCGGTCGCGACGCACGGGCGCTGGAGGAGTACGGCCTCAGCGTGCGGCGCACCGACATCACCCCCGGATTCGTCGAGGTCCTGCGAGGACAGGGCTTCGAGGCAGACCTGCTGGACCCCCTCACCGATGAACTGGACGATCCACACAACCCGGAGGGGCGATACGACGCCATCTGGGCCCAAGCCTGCCTGATGCACGTGGACCGCGACGATCTGCCCACGGTGCTCACCCGGCTCGCCGAAGTCACCAGGCCGGCCGGCCTGATCTTCCTCTCGGTTACCGAGGGCGACGGGGACACGCGGGATGCCGGCCGCACCGGAGCGCGGTACCACCGGACCGACTGGCGCGAAGCGCAGCTGTGCGCGACCGCCAACGGCTCGGGGTGGGTGGTCGACGAGGTCTGGTCGAGCCAAGGCAAGTTCTCACCGTTCCTCAACGTCCTCGGCCACCGGGCCGATGCCTCGTGA
- a CDS encoding flavodoxin has translation MTDSIPRRTLLTAGIGALAAGLAACSPGQRPQDRPSIGGGTETTPSPETTTGSGAGVLLVFFSRAGENYYYGDRRYLEIGNTAVLAGMITDRIACDTYEIEPSDPYPEAYDPTVDRNSREQEDDARPAIANPLPDVSAYDIVLLGSPVWGSRAPMIMSTFIDGVDLAGKTVLPFVTYAVSGMSGIDEDYRRTLPDTEVRDGLAVRGETVSEAGPDLDEWLTTNDLA, from the coding sequence ATGACCGACTCGATACCCCGCAGAACGCTGTTGACCGCAGGTATCGGCGCTCTCGCCGCAGGCCTCGCCGCCTGCTCCCCCGGGCAGCGCCCGCAGGATCGCCCTTCCATCGGGGGCGGCACAGAGACGACGCCGAGTCCCGAAACGACGACCGGATCCGGCGCGGGGGTGCTGCTCGTCTTCTTCTCCCGCGCCGGCGAGAACTACTACTACGGTGACCGCCGGTACCTGGAGATCGGCAACACCGCAGTACTCGCCGGGATGATCACCGACCGCATCGCCTGCGACACCTACGAGATCGAACCCTCCGACCCGTATCCGGAGGCCTACGATCCGACCGTCGATCGAAATTCCCGAGAACAGGAGGACGACGCCCGGCCCGCGATCGCGAACCCGCTGCCGGACGTGAGCGCATACGACATCGTGCTCCTCGGCAGCCCCGTCTGGGGAAGTCGCGCACCGATGATCATGTCGACCTTCATCGATGGCGTCGACCTCGCCGGGAAGACGGTCCTGCCGTTCGTCACCTACGCCGTCAGCGGCATGAGCGGCATCGACGAGGACTATCGGCGAACCCTCCCCGACACCGAGGTCCGCGACGGGCTCGCCGTCCGGGGCGAGACCGTCTCCGAGGCAGGACCCGACCTCGACGAGTGGCTGACCACGAACGACCTCGCGTGA
- a CDS encoding aldehyde dehydrogenase family protein, protein MQGTGTAPLSSYAFAEAAAKAGLPAGIVNLLTDTGPEVREAIVRDPRVDMVALTESVRASVQIMELAAASVKRGALEPGGKSADITCEMPTRNRRSR, encoded by the coding sequence CTGCAAGGCACCGGGACCGCCCCGCTCAGCTCCTACGCCTTCGCCGAAGCCGCCGCCAAGGCCGGCCTGCCCGCCGGCATCGTCAATCTGCTCACAGACACCGGTCCCGAGGTCAGGGAGGCCATCGTCCGCGATCCGCGCGTCGACATGGTCGCGCTGACGGAGTCCGTGCGCGCGAGTGTGCAGATCATGGAACTCGCGGCCGCCTCGGTCAAGCGGGGCGCGCTTGAGCCGGGTGGAAAGTCGGCCGACATCACCTGCGAGATGCCGACCCGGAACAGGCGATCTCGGTAA
- a CDS encoding aldo/keto reductase, with amino-acid sequence MTVPNMTLNNGVEIPAIGFGVFQTPPEQTVAAVESALATGYRHIDTAAVYGNEREVGRAIRNSGLDRSELFVETKIWISDFGYDDTLHAFDKGAGKLGIEQIDMLILHQALPSEFDRTVTAYQALEKLLADGRVRSIGVSNFMPDHLRRLMAETEVVPAVNQIEVHPYFRQSDLLAFDTEHGILNQAWSPIGGITFYRDGSQGSTLEDPVIGEIAQAHGRTPAQVMLRWHLQQGRQVIPKSVTPSRIAENFDVFDFELSADQLTAIDRLDTGVRGGSEPEDVTRQNFWVDISEA; translated from the coding sequence ATGACCGTTCCGAACATGACCCTGAACAACGGCGTCGAGATCCCGGCCATCGGCTTCGGCGTCTTCCAGACACCGCCCGAGCAGACCGTCGCCGCCGTCGAGTCGGCCCTGGCGACCGGCTACCGCCACATCGACACCGCGGCCGTCTACGGCAACGAGCGCGAAGTCGGCCGGGCGATCCGCAATTCCGGGCTCGACCGCTCGGAGCTCTTCGTCGAGACCAAGATCTGGATCAGCGACTTCGGCTACGACGACACGCTGCACGCCTTCGACAAGGGCGCGGGCAAGCTCGGGATCGAGCAGATCGACATGCTGATCCTCCACCAGGCCCTGCCCAGCGAGTTCGACCGCACCGTCACGGCCTACCAGGCGCTGGAGAAGCTGCTCGCCGACGGCAGGGTGCGGTCGATCGGAGTCAGCAACTTCATGCCCGACCACCTCCGGCGGCTCATGGCCGAGACCGAGGTCGTGCCCGCGGTGAACCAGATCGAGGTGCACCCCTACTTCCGCCAGTCCGACCTGCTCGCCTTCGACACCGAACACGGCATCCTCAACCAGGCCTGGTCGCCCATCGGCGGCATCACCTTCTACCGCGACGGCAGCCAGGGCTCCACACTGGAGGACCCGGTCATCGGCGAGATCGCCCAAGCGCACGGCAGGACCCCGGCCCAGGTGATGCTGCGCTGGCATCTTCAGCAGGGCCGGCAGGTGATCCCCAAATCCGTGACGCCCTCGCGCATCGCGGAGAACTTCGACGTCTTCGACTTCGAGCTCTCCGCCGACCAGCTCACCGCCATCGACCGGCTCGACACCGGCGTGCGCGGCGGGTCCGAGCCCGAGGACGTCACCCGCCAGAACTTCTGGGTCGACATCTCCGAAGCGTGA
- a CDS encoding helix-turn-helix transcriptional regulator has translation MEQVDHRAAVREFLSSRRARITPAQAGLPAYGGKRRVKGLRREEVAMLAGVSIDYYVRMERGNLSGASEEVLDSLVSALQLDEAERDHLFALARAAGPQRRRPRKSPPTSVRPAVQQVLDAITDAPAWVRNGRHDIVAMNRLARALYSPVLADPRRPANTTRFVYLDPAAREFFVDWERIANDAAAMLRLEAGRNPHDRALIDLVGELSTQSEIFRQRWASHDVQFHRSGQKRLRHPVVGQLDLNFESMQLPSEPGLVLNVYTAPVDSPTADGLKMLASWAATQGLTDEAQATDQG, from the coding sequence ATGGAGCAGGTCGATCATCGCGCCGCGGTCCGCGAGTTCCTCAGTTCGCGGCGGGCTCGCATTACGCCCGCACAGGCCGGGCTGCCGGCCTACGGCGGCAAGCGCCGGGTCAAAGGGCTGCGCCGCGAGGAGGTCGCCATGCTGGCCGGTGTCTCCATCGACTACTACGTCCGCATGGAGCGCGGAAACCTCTCCGGCGCCTCCGAAGAGGTGCTGGACTCTTTGGTGAGCGCGCTACAACTGGACGAGGCCGAGCGCGACCACCTCTTCGCCCTCGCCCGGGCAGCGGGTCCGCAACGTCGGCGCCCGCGGAAGTCGCCGCCGACGAGCGTGCGGCCGGCCGTCCAGCAGGTGCTCGATGCCATCACTGACGCACCCGCCTGGGTCCGCAACGGCCGCCACGACATCGTGGCCATGAACCGCCTGGCCCGCGCCCTCTACTCACCGGTCCTGGCCGACCCGCGCCGACCTGCGAACACGACGCGGTTCGTCTACCTCGACCCGGCTGCCCGCGAGTTCTTCGTCGACTGGGAGCGCATCGCCAACGACGCCGCAGCGATGCTGCGCCTGGAGGCGGGCCGCAATCCGCACGACCGGGCGCTGATCGACCTCGTCGGGGAACTGTCGACGCAGAGCGAGATCTTCCGGCAACGGTGGGCCTCCCACGACGTGCAGTTCCACCGCAGCGGCCAGAAGCGGTTGCGCCACCCGGTCGTAGGCCAGTTGGATTTGAACTTCGAGTCGATGCAATTGCCCTCGGAACCGGGCCTGGTCCTCAACGTCTACACCGCGCCCGTGGACAGCCCCACTGCCGACGGCCTCAAGATGCTCGCTAGCTGGGCCGCCACTCAGGGCCTGACGGATGAGGCGCAGGCTACCGACCAAGGGTGA
- a CDS encoding zinc-dependent alcohol dehydrogenase family protein: MRATVMYGAGDVRVEDVPDPVLQEPTDALVRIVRSCVCGSDLHPYRSMPASVEGTPMGHEFLGVVEETGSDVSGFRAGDLVVAPFAFADNTCAFCCEGLHTSCPHGGFFSAAQAEALRVPQAQGSLVKLPVAEDSALLPSLLTLADVFGTGHHAAVTAGVNQRTTVTVVGDGAVGLLAVLSAKRLGAERIVLMGRHKDRTDLGRDFGATDVVAERGQEGIERVRELTSGDGAHTVLEAVGHLDAYEAALGVVRPGGVISRVGVPQYDQGPIGFTSLFGGNLTLTGGPAPVRAYIEELLPDVLEGRVEPGRVFDRTVGLEQTPDGYRAMDQREALKVLVRP, translated from the coding sequence ATGCGTGCAACCGTGATGTACGGAGCCGGGGACGTACGGGTGGAGGACGTGCCCGACCCGGTTCTCCAGGAGCCCACCGACGCCCTGGTGCGGATCGTGCGCTCCTGTGTATGCGGCAGTGACCTGCACCCGTACCGGTCGATGCCCGCTTCGGTCGAGGGCACGCCCATGGGACACGAGTTCCTGGGCGTAGTAGAGGAGACCGGCTCCGACGTCTCCGGTTTCCGGGCCGGCGACCTGGTCGTGGCGCCGTTCGCCTTCGCCGACAACACCTGCGCCTTCTGCTGTGAAGGCCTGCACACCTCCTGCCCCCACGGCGGGTTCTTCAGCGCCGCCCAGGCCGAGGCGCTCCGTGTCCCCCAGGCCCAGGGCAGCCTGGTGAAGCTGCCGGTGGCCGAGGACTCCGCCCTGCTGCCGTCGCTTCTGACCCTGGCCGATGTCTTCGGCACCGGTCACCACGCCGCCGTCACCGCCGGAGTGAACCAGCGCACCACCGTCACCGTGGTCGGCGACGGCGCGGTCGGTCTGCTGGCCGTGCTGTCGGCCAAGCGGCTGGGCGCCGAGCGGATCGTCCTGATGGGCCGCCACAAGGACCGCACCGACCTCGGCCGCGACTTCGGCGCCACCGACGTCGTCGCCGAGCGCGGGCAGGAGGGTATCGAGCGGGTGCGGGAGCTGACCTCGGGCGACGGCGCCCACACGGTGCTGGAGGCGGTCGGCCACCTCGACGCCTACGAGGCCGCCCTGGGCGTGGTGCGTCCCGGCGGTGTGATCAGCCGCGTGGGTGTGCCCCAGTACGACCAGGGGCCGATCGGCTTCACGTCGCTTTTCGGCGGCAACCTCACCTTGACCGGCGGCCCGGCCCCGGTCCGCGCCTACATCGAGGAATTGCTGCCCGACGTTCTGGAGGGCCGGGTCGAACCCGGCCGGGTCTTCGACCGCACCGTCGGCCTGGAGCAGACGCCTGACGGGTACCGCGCGATGGACCAGCGCGAGGCCCTCAAGGTCCTGGTGCGGCCCTGA
- a CDS encoding aldo/keto reductase encodes MKHIKLGGLEVSRIGLGAMGMSHAYTGAGTDDAESIRTIHRALDLGVTLIDTAEIYGPYTNEELLGRALKGRRDQVVLATKFGLVSHTGGGEWTLDSSPANIRTAVEGSLRRLGTDHIDLYYQHRVDPNTPIEETVGALSDLVSEGKIGHIGLSEAGVDTIRRAHAVHPVTALQSEYSLWTRDQEPEVLPLLRELGIGFVAYSPLGHGFLTGKIRSTADFGGDDFRATNPRFTGENFQRNLRLADEVEAIAAEVGATPAQVAIAWLLAKGDDIAPIPGTRRVSRVEENIAADQVNLSAEQLAKLDSLPPAAGEHHNEQQMRMIDR; translated from the coding sequence GTGAAGCACATCAAACTGGGCGGTCTGGAGGTCTCGCGCATCGGCCTGGGCGCGATGGGGATGTCCCACGCCTACACCGGTGCGGGCACCGACGACGCGGAGTCAATCCGCACCATCCACCGGGCACTGGACCTGGGCGTCACCCTGATCGACACCGCCGAGATCTACGGGCCCTACACCAACGAGGAACTTCTCGGGCGAGCCCTCAAGGGCCGCCGCGACCAGGTGGTGCTGGCCACCAAATTCGGCCTGGTCTCCCACACCGGCGGCGGGGAATGGACGCTGGACAGCAGCCCCGCCAACATCCGCACCGCGGTCGAAGGATCCCTGCGGCGCCTGGGCACCGACCACATCGACCTGTACTACCAGCACCGCGTCGACCCGAACACACCCATCGAGGAGACCGTCGGCGCCCTGTCCGACCTCGTCTCCGAGGGCAAGATCGGCCACATCGGGCTGTCCGAGGCCGGGGTCGACACCATCCGCCGCGCCCACGCGGTCCATCCCGTCACGGCGCTGCAGTCGGAGTATTCCCTGTGGACGCGCGACCAGGAGCCGGAGGTGCTGCCGCTGCTGCGCGAGCTGGGCATCGGCTTTGTGGCCTACTCGCCGCTGGGGCACGGATTTTTGACCGGCAAGATCCGTTCCACCGCGGATTTCGGCGGCGACGACTTCCGCGCCACCAACCCGCGGTTCACCGGCGAGAACTTCCAGCGGAATCTTCGCTTGGCCGACGAGGTCGAGGCGATCGCGGCCGAAGTCGGCGCCACACCGGCGCAGGTAGCGATTGCCTGGCTGCTGGCCAAGGGCGACGACATCGCCCCCATTCCGGGGACCCGGCGCGTCTCCCGTGTCGAGGAGAACATCGCCGCCGACCAGGTCAACCTCAGCGCCGAGCAGCTCGCCAAGCTCGACAGCCTTCCGCCCGCCGCCGGCGAGCACCACAACGAGCAGCAGATGCGCATGATCGACCGGTGA
- a CDS encoding DUF2637 domain-containing protein yields the protein MDSSRWSRWTTIAAVLLLATIAAVVSYSHMYDLALRHGEPAWRTALFPLSVDGTVVAASMTLLSDARQGRRGGLLPWSLLIAGSLASLAANIAVADPTVWSRIIHAWPSFALIGSYELLMRQFRASAACVRNAHGVSRTRKGAWYVGTSSWMWCYAKDEGWLALRRRPAGGGVKPPTAALADDCRGERCGKRRPVEASGGDQEDARKPLEEDPGVAVDVSLLRSRWHRNRGRGCALGGVWRGPADWPDGVRHGGGVSLVCGFRMEREKARPDRAAQWGGSREPVKRAAPARP from the coding sequence ATGGATTCTTCCCGCTGGTCCCGCTGGACAACCATCGCCGCGGTACTTCTTCTGGCCACGATCGCGGCCGTCGTCTCCTACTCCCACATGTACGATCTGGCACTGCGCCACGGCGAACCCGCCTGGCGCACCGCCCTGTTCCCACTGTCGGTGGACGGAACGGTGGTTGCGGCGTCGATGACGTTGTTGTCCGACGCCCGCCAGGGACGCCGAGGCGGGCTGCTGCCGTGGAGCCTGCTGATCGCGGGCAGCCTCGCCTCGCTCGCGGCCAACATCGCCGTGGCCGATCCCACCGTGTGGTCGCGCATCATCCACGCCTGGCCGAGTTTCGCGCTGATCGGGAGCTACGAGCTGTTGATGCGCCAGTTCCGGGCGAGCGCCGCTTGCGTACGCAATGCACACGGTGTGTCACGAACACGGAAGGGAGCTTGGTATGTAGGCACGAGTTCTTGGATGTGGTGCTATGCGAAAGATGAAGGATGGTTGGCCCTTCGGCGTCGCCCTGCGGGGGGAGGCGTCAAACCGCCCACTGCTGCGTTAGCTGACGACTGTCGTGGTGAGCGATGTGGGAAACGGCGCCCGGTTGAGGCGTCAGGTGGGGACCAGGAAGACGCGCGCAAACCCTTGGAGGAGGATCCGGGGGTCGCTGTTGACGTGTCGTTACTGCGTTCGAGGTGGCATCGAAACCGGGGCCGCGGGTGTGCCCTGGGAGGAGTCTGGCGGGGGCCCGCTGACTGGCCAGATGGTGTCCGGCATGGAGGCGGCGTGAGCCTGGTCTGCGGCTTTCGCATGGAACGTGAGAAGGCGCGTCCCGACAGAGCCGCCCAGTGGGGTGGCTCGCGGGAGCCGGTCAAGCGGGCAGCACCCGCAAGACCCTGA
- the ltrA gene encoding group II intron reverse transcriptase/maturase: MLGVPTIADRVAQTVVAMHLEQRVEPIFHPDSYGYRPGRSALEAVAACRKRCWSYDWVLDIDIQAFFDSVDHELMLRAVAAHTDARWVLLYVRRWLMAPMRRTDGTMAERDRGTPQGSPVSPVLANLFMHYAFDRWMRENFPAVPFERYADDAVLHCANQHQAHRVRQALARRMQQVGLTLHPDKTRIVYCKDARRQGDHAHTAFTFLGFTFRAREARDKHGRGFTGFLPAISKDALTKLSRQVRSWRIHRRSGHELVELARRINPIVRGWMQYYGAFYRTALHRLLLRINAYLVRWIRKKYRRYRSSRKATACWRRIIAQHPRLFAHWAWVTGFR, translated from the coding sequence GTGCTGGGTGTGCCCACCATCGCCGACCGGGTGGCCCAAACGGTGGTGGCCATGCACCTGGAACAGCGGGTGGAGCCGATCTTCCACCCGGACTCCTATGGCTACCGGCCCGGCCGCTCGGCGCTGGAGGCGGTCGCGGCCTGCCGCAAGCGCTGCTGGAGCTACGACTGGGTGCTCGATATCGACATCCAGGCGTTCTTCGACAGCGTGGACCACGAGCTGATGCTGCGCGCAGTGGCGGCCCACACCGATGCGCGGTGGGTGCTGCTGTATGTGCGGCGCTGGCTCATGGCCCCCATGCGCCGGACCGACGGGACCATGGCGGAGCGCGACCGGGGAACCCCCCAGGGCTCTCCGGTCTCGCCCGTGCTGGCCAACCTGTTCATGCACTATGCCTTCGACCGGTGGATGCGGGAGAACTTCCCCGCGGTGCCCTTTGAGCGCTACGCCGACGATGCGGTGCTGCACTGCGCGAACCAGCACCAGGCGCACCGGGTGCGCCAGGCGCTGGCGAGGCGGATGCAACAGGTCGGCCTCACGCTGCACCCGGACAAGACCCGGATCGTCTACTGCAAGGACGCACGCCGCCAGGGCGACCATGCCCACACGGCGTTCACGTTCCTGGGGTTCACGTTCCGGGCGCGGGAAGCACGCGACAAGCACGGGCGCGGCTTCACCGGGTTCCTGCCCGCGATCAGCAAAGACGCCCTGACCAAGCTGAGCCGGCAGGTGCGCTCCTGGCGCATCCACCGGCGCAGCGGCCATGAACTGGTCGAACTGGCCCGCAGGATCAACCCGATCGTGCGGGGCTGGATGCAGTACTACGGCGCGTTCTACCGCACCGCGCTGCATCGGCTTCTCCTGCGCATCAACGCCTACCTGGTGCGCTGGATCCGCAAGAAGTATCGACGGTACCGGTCGTCCCGGAAAGCCACGGCGTGCTGGCGACGCATCATCGCCCAGCACCCCCGGCTGTTCGCCCACTGGGCCTGGGTCACCGGTTTCCGCTGA